Proteins found in one Cricetulus griseus strain 17A/GY chromosome X, alternate assembly CriGri-PICRH-1.0, whole genome shotgun sequence genomic segment:
- the LOC103159402 gene encoding uncharacterized protein LOC103159402 yields MGDHRLPGNQARRTPKPTSQDTTSKSVWKDSSKCFLKHKKEQQLRLPTSVEGQQRLFVKERPDEFKKVGTPSEGLIPRSNIESTFFPIISRGIRSPVANKNQRKLPEDSGLYHPLLPVQQTRRTFWDDIGMRQNNHLLAPWPRGEENSADILIKMLETPKPNRMLENKWPYWEDHREATKQPTNSGKQSQVKLDLEPHRLSWSCEGNWFHDGKHRRQDMLSSIYYKYIYKGGDDICEWAEPCREPMQQNDTGYENQTSYEESPAKKTDLPTFDVRYGRKTSKVKDSRLSKQDSNFDIKLQKPQDPHKATKELKYESPYLKNNQWKTLGNEDPVTDSNELELQDENIGNPEIIEEAYDPTDWKYFISKDDNSTLSTLEQMFMKKRWGYESSTLASNMSRDYFWIMDTDDDDDDDEHEDDNNDECKEEEKVKEQKKENN; encoded by the coding sequence ATGGGAGACCACAGGCTGCCAGGGAACCAGGCCCGGAGGACACCAAAGCCAACATCTCAGGATACGACCAGCAAGTCTGTGTGGAAGGACTCTTCCAAGTGTTTCTTAAAGCACAAGAAAGAGCAGCAGCTAAGGTTGCCCACCTCCGTGGAGGGTCAACAGCGACTCTTCGTTAAGGAACGTCCAGATGAATTTAAGAAAGTCGGGACACCAAGTGAAGGGCTGATTCCACGCAGCAACATAGAGAGTACCTTTTTCCCTATCATTTCCCGCGGAATTCGCAGTCCCGTCGCCAACAAGAACCAGAGAAAGCTGCCTGAGGACTCAGGACTGTATCATCCACTTTTGCCAGTCCAGCAAACACGTAGAACCTTCTGGGACGACATAGGTATGCGCCAGAATAATCATCTGCTGGCTCCCTGGCCTCGAGGAGAAGAGAATTCTGCAGACATATTAATCAAAATGCTGGAAACACCAAAACCTAACCGGATGCTGGAGAACAAGTGGCCGTATTGGGAAGATCACAGGGAAGCAACCAAGCAGCCCACCAACTCTGGCAAACAGTCTCAAGTAAAATTAGATCTGGAACCTCACAGGCTTTCCTGGTCATGTGAAGGCAACTGGTTCCATGACGGCAAACACAGGAGACAAGATATGCTTAGCTCTAtttactataaatatatatacaaaggAGGGGATGACATCTGTGAATGGGCTGAGCCTTGTCGAGAGCCCATGCAACAAAATGACACCGGATATGAAAACCAAACAAGCTATGAAGAATCACCTGCCAAGAAAACTGATCTGCCTACATTTGATGTCAGGTATGGCAGGAAAACGAGCAAAGTGAAGGACAGCAGACTCTCCAAACAGGACTCCAACTTTGATATAAAACTCCAAAAACCACAAGACCCTCATAAAGCCACCAAGGAGCTTAAGTATGAATCACCATACCTGAAAAACAACCAATGGAAAACACTAGGAAATGAAGACCCTGTAACAGATTCCAATGAACTTGAACTTCAAGATGAAAACATTGGTAATCCAGAAATCATTGAGGAAGCTTATGATCCAACTGACTGGAAATACTTCATAAGCAAGGATGACAATTCTACACTAAGCACTCTTGAGCAGATGTTTATGAAGAAAAGATGGGGTTATGAAAGTTCTACTCTTGCTTCAAACATGTCTAGAGATTATTTTTGGATCATGGATACAGATGATGATGACGACGACGATGAGCATGAGGATGACAACAATGATGAAtgtaaagaagaggaaaaagtgaaggaacagaagaaagaaaataactag